The following coding sequences are from one Niveibacterium umoris window:
- a CDS encoding 4Fe-4S dicluster domain-containing protein, with the protein MNRFVIAEPALCIGCNTCMAACSVVHRAAGLQSLPRLTVTRQGDRTAPMLCRNCEDAPCARVCPVNAITHEGGAVVLNETTCIGCKLCAIACPFGAITPSGTPVTGVVSTGCNYISPAMQRVTAPGDTDTDSSATLHPMLAWAAGVRSVAVKCDLCDFRAEGPECVRVCPTRALFMVDDQALVQTGEHKRRQAAGALDSSFSFNAAQEQK; encoded by the coding sequence ATGAACCGCTTCGTGATCGCGGAGCCAGCGCTGTGTATCGGCTGCAATACATGCATGGCGGCCTGTTCTGTGGTGCACAGGGCGGCGGGCTTGCAGAGTCTGCCGCGCCTGACGGTGACCCGTCAGGGCGACCGCACGGCGCCGATGTTGTGTCGCAACTGCGAGGACGCACCCTGCGCCCGGGTCTGCCCGGTCAACGCGATCACCCACGAAGGCGGTGCGGTCGTGCTGAACGAGACGACCTGCATCGGTTGCAAGCTGTGCGCGATCGCCTGCCCCTTCGGCGCGATCACGCCGAGCGGCACCCCCGTCACCGGTGTGGTGAGTACCGGCTGCAATTACATATCGCCCGCCATGCAGAGGGTGACAGCCCCGGGCGATACCGACACAGACAGCAGCGCAACGCTGCATCCGATGCTGGCCTGGGCGGCCGGCGTGCGTAGCGTGGCGGTGAAGTGCGATCTGTGCGATTTCCGCGCCGAGGGCCCCGAATGCGTGCGCGTCTGCCCCACCCGCGCCCTGTTCATGGTGGATGACCAGGCGCTGGTGCAGACCGGCGAGCACAAACGTCGCCAGGCGGCTGGCGCACTGGATTCTTCCTTCTCGTTCAACGCCGCGCAGGAGCAGAAATGA
- a CDS encoding formate/nitrite transporter family protein: protein MIDRTYVEKAAESGVRKLSLLQSDPGRYLTRSVLAGMYLSIVLFVFWNLSHNLHDVSIGKVVASAFFGVGLTIIVFTNAELFTSNNMYLAVSSVEGRTSWGQTVLLWGACYLGNFVGALIVAGLLYGAGALEALPLDHALYSGALHKVHQGAAAIFFKGVLANWVVCLAVRLALRCKEDIAKIAVLILVVFIFLYLGFEHSIANMGTFSMSLLGNGQITISEALFNLVFSTLGNIVGGVLFVGIPFAYINPSEENPPR from the coding sequence ATGATTGATCGCACCTATGTAGAAAAAGCCGCAGAGAGCGGCGTACGCAAACTTTCGCTGTTGCAGTCCGACCCGGGTCGCTACCTGACCCGTTCGGTGTTGGCCGGCATGTATCTCTCGATCGTGCTGTTCGTTTTCTGGAACCTGAGCCACAACCTTCATGACGTCAGCATCGGCAAGGTTGTCGCGTCGGCCTTCTTTGGTGTTGGCTTGACGATCATCGTGTTCACCAACGCCGAACTGTTCACCAGCAACAACATGTACCTGGCGGTTTCGTCGGTGGAGGGACGCACCAGCTGGGGCCAGACCGTGCTGCTGTGGGGCGCCTGCTACCTGGGCAACTTCGTCGGCGCGCTGATCGTCGCCGGTCTGCTGTACGGCGCCGGCGCCCTCGAGGCCTTGCCGCTCGATCACGCGCTCTACTCCGGCGCGCTACACAAGGTGCACCAGGGTGCGGCAGCGATCTTCTTCAAGGGGGTGCTTGCCAACTGGGTGGTCTGCCTCGCGGTGCGGCTGGCACTGCGCTGCAAGGAAGACATCGCGAAGATCGCGGTGCTGATCCTCGTCGTGTTCATCTTCCTGTACCTGGGCTTCGAGCACTCGATCGCCAACATGGGCACCTTCTCGATGTCGCTGCTCGGCAACGGCCAGATCACGATCAGCGAAGCGCTGTTCAACCTGGTTTTCAGCACGCTCGGCAACATCGTCGGCGGTGTGCTGTTCGTCGGCATCCCCTTCGCCTACATCAACCCGAGCGAAGAAAACCCGCCGCGCTGA
- the hypE gene encoding hydrogenase expression/formation protein HypE has product MSRYARPVDFKHGKVDLTHGSGGRAMAQLIDELFVRHFDNPILDSMNDGACFALPAGAGRMVMATDGHVVSPLFFPGGDIGCLSVHGTVNDVAMAGGRPLYLSAGFILEEGFPLADLKRIVVSMADAAREAGVPIVTGDTKVVEQGKVDGVFITTTGVGVVPDGIELGPDRIRPGDCILLSGCIGDHGVAILSKRENLSFETEIQSDTAALHTLTAAMLDAVPSIRALRDPTRGGLSAVLNEFAGQSGCGIAIREKDIPIRGEVAAACELLGLDPLHVANEGKLVAVCPPEDAERLLAVMRAHPLAAGAAIIGTAIVDPQHFVQMETVFGGRRMVDWLTGEQLPRIC; this is encoded by the coding sequence ATGAGCCGCTACGCAAGACCCGTCGATTTCAAGCACGGCAAGGTCGATCTGACCCACGGCAGCGGCGGCCGCGCGATGGCGCAGCTAATCGACGAGCTCTTCGTGCGGCATTTCGACAACCCGATCCTCGATTCGATGAACGACGGCGCATGCTTCGCGCTGCCGGCCGGCGCCGGGCGGATGGTGATGGCGACCGACGGCCATGTCGTCTCGCCGCTGTTCTTCCCCGGTGGAGACATCGGGTGCCTGTCGGTGCACGGCACGGTGAATGACGTTGCGATGGCCGGCGGCCGGCCACTCTATCTCTCGGCGGGTTTCATCCTGGAAGAGGGGTTCCCGCTCGCCGACCTCAAGCGCATTGTCGTGTCGATGGCCGACGCGGCGCGCGAGGCCGGCGTACCCATCGTCACCGGCGACACCAAGGTGGTGGAGCAGGGCAAGGTCGATGGCGTATTCATCACCACCACCGGTGTCGGCGTCGTGCCGGACGGCATCGAGCTGGGGCCGGACCGCATCCGCCCCGGCGATTGCATCCTGCTCTCGGGCTGCATCGGCGACCATGGTGTGGCGATCCTGTCGAAGCGCGAGAACCTTTCCTTCGAGACCGAGATTCAGTCCGATACTGCTGCATTGCATACGCTCACCGCGGCGATGCTCGACGCGGTGCCGAGCATTCGCGCGCTGCGCGACCCGACGCGCGGCGGGCTCTCAGCGGTGCTCAACGAGTTCGCCGGGCAGTCGGGTTGCGGCATCGCGATCCGCGAGAAGGACATCCCGATCCGCGGCGAAGTGGCCGCGGCCTGCGAACTGCTCGGGCTCGATCCGCTGCATGTCGCCAATGAAGGCAAACTGGTCGCAGTCTGCCCGCCAGAGGATGCCGAGCGGCTGCTCGCGGTGATGCGGGCGCATCCGCTGGCCGCGGGGGCTGCGATCATCGGTACCGCGATCGTCGACCCGCAGCACTTCGTGCAGATGGAAACCGTGTTCGGCGGTCGGCGCATGGTCGACTGGCTGACCGGGGAGCAGTTACCGCGCATCTGCTGA
- the hypD gene encoding hydrogenase formation protein HypD yields the protein MKYIDEFRDGELARGIAATIAAEVQPARRYRLMEFCGGHTHAISRYGLLDLLPPAVRMIHGPGCPVCVLPIGRIDSAIELAREHGVILCTYADTLRVPASGGLSLTRAKAQGADIRMVYSCDDALRIAQENPAREVVFFAIGFETTTPPTAAIIRQAAALDVPNFSVFCNHVLTPAAMVHIMESEGDPDAVALDGFVGPAHVSTVIGSQPYEAFAAHYHRPVVISGFEPLDVMQSILMLVRQINAGRAEVENQFTRAVSREGNRKAQALVAEIFELREAFDWRGLGEVPRSALQIRPAFARFDAERRYGIGYRQVADPKACECAAILRGHKHPADCKVFGTVCTPDHPIGACMVSSEGACAAYYTYGRFNVVVKEAGVA from the coding sequence ATGAAATACATCGACGAATTCCGCGACGGCGAACTGGCGCGCGGTATTGCCGCCACGATAGCCGCCGAGGTACAGCCCGCACGTCGCTACCGCCTGATGGAGTTTTGCGGCGGCCACACCCACGCGATCTCGCGTTACGGCCTGCTCGATCTGCTGCCGCCGGCGGTGCGGATGATCCACGGCCCCGGCTGCCCGGTCTGCGTGCTGCCGATCGGGCGCATCGACAGCGCGATCGAACTGGCGCGTGAGCATGGCGTGATCCTGTGCACCTATGCCGACACCCTGCGCGTACCGGCGTCCGGCGGGCTCTCGCTGACCCGCGCCAAGGCGCAGGGCGCGGACATCCGCATGGTGTACTCGTGCGACGACGCCCTGCGCATCGCGCAGGAAAACCCGGCACGCGAGGTGGTGTTCTTCGCGATCGGTTTCGAGACCACCACACCGCCTACCGCCGCGATCATTCGCCAGGCGGCGGCGCTCGACGTGCCGAACTTCAGCGTGTTCTGCAACCATGTGCTGACGCCTGCCGCGATGGTGCACATCATGGAATCGGAAGGCGACCCGGATGCGGTGGCGCTGGATGGCTTCGTCGGCCCGGCGCATGTCAGCACGGTAATCGGCAGCCAGCCCTACGAGGCGTTTGCTGCCCACTACCACCGGCCGGTGGTGATCTCCGGCTTCGAACCGCTCGACGTGATGCAGTCGATCCTGATGCTGGTTCGGCAGATCAATGCCGGCCGCGCGGAAGTCGAGAACCAGTTCACCCGGGCCGTCAGTCGCGAAGGCAACCGCAAGGCGCAAGCGCTGGTGGCAGAGATCTTCGAGCTGCGCGAGGCCTTCGACTGGCGCGGCCTTGGCGAAGTGCCGCGCAGCGCGCTGCAGATCCGCCCCGCCTTTGCGCGATTCGACGCGGAGCGCCGCTATGGCATCGGCTATCGCCAGGTGGCCGACCCGAAGGCCTGCGAATGCGCGGCGATCCTGCGCGGCCACAAACATCCGGCCGACTGCAAGGTGTTCGGCACGGTGTGCACGCCGGATCACCCGATCGGCGCCTGCATGGTGTCGTCGGAGGGCGCCTGCGCCGCCTATTACACCTATGGTCGCTTCAACGTCGTCGTGAAAGAGGCGGGGGTCGCATGA
- a CDS encoding HypC/HybG/HupF family hydrogenase formation chaperone, translating into MCLAIPARVVELPGADRAIIELSGVRKEVSVALVDDVVVGDYVIVHVGYAIGKLDQDEAATTLSLFAEMAATHDGDLPLTPPLA; encoded by the coding sequence ATGTGTCTCGCGATCCCCGCCCGCGTGGTGGAACTGCCCGGCGCTGACCGCGCCATCATCGAGCTCTCCGGCGTGCGCAAGGAAGTCTCCGTTGCGCTGGTCGACGACGTTGTCGTCGGCGATTACGTGATCGTTCATGTCGGCTATGCGATCGGGAAGCTCGATCAGGATGAAGCGGCGACGACGCTTTCGCTGTTCGCCGAAATGGCCGCCACCCACGACGGCGATCTGCCCCTGACGCCGCCCCTGGCCTGA
- a CDS encoding nuclear transport factor 2 family protein, whose amino-acid sequence MTDTSAALDGLVAAYEALTVESCGALASLYAPDARFKDPFNEVQGRAAIERIFRHMFEQVDAPRFVVTARFAAVDSAMLTWEFHLRFRGESLARVIRGASHLRFDAQGRVSEHRDYWDAAEELYAHLPVLGALMRLLRRRLATPQGS is encoded by the coding sequence ATGACGGACACAAGCGCGGCGCTCGACGGGCTGGTGGCGGCCTACGAAGCGCTCACGGTTGAATCCTGTGGCGCGCTGGCGTCGCTGTATGCGCCGGATGCCCGCTTCAAGGACCCCTTCAACGAGGTGCAGGGGCGGGCGGCGATCGAACGTATCTTCCGCCACATGTTCGAGCAGGTGGATGCGCCGCGCTTCGTCGTGACGGCGCGCTTTGCGGCCGTGGATTCGGCGATGCTGACCTGGGAGTTCCATCTGCGCTTTCGTGGCGAATCGCTGGCGCGGGTGATCCGCGGCGCGAGCCATCTGCGCTTCGATGCGCAGGGTCGGGTCAGCGAACATCGGGACTACTGGGACGCGGCGGAGGAGTTGTATGCCCATCTGCCCGTGCTGGGGGCGCTGATGCGGCTGTTGCGACGTCGCCTGGCCACACCGCAAGGCAGCTGA
- a CDS encoding SDR family NAD(P)-dependent oxidoreductase, which yields MTSFMALNQPIRDWRGKRVWIVGASTGIGAALAEALFAKGAHLALSARRAERLNAFAARFPGSISIPLDVAEPNKLLPAVLQLLDLWGGIDVVVFNAGTYTPMRAWDLTVEGARTTFEINLMGVINGVAAVAPQLLQQGEGAIVIVGSVAGYRGLPKALAYGASKAAVINFAESLYMDLAPRGVSVFLVNPGFVRTPLTAGNKFHMPALISAPEAAREILKGLARGRFEIHFPRRFTLMLKFMRVLPGSLYLRAVRRATGA from the coding sequence ATGACGAGCTTTATGGCGTTGAATCAGCCGATTCGCGATTGGCGCGGCAAGCGCGTGTGGATCGTCGGTGCCTCGACGGGGATCGGCGCAGCCCTCGCAGAAGCGCTGTTCGCGAAGGGCGCGCATCTCGCCTTGTCCGCACGCCGCGCCGAACGCCTCAATGCTTTTGCGGCGCGCTTTCCCGGCAGCATTTCAATTCCGCTCGACGTCGCCGAGCCCAACAAGCTGCTGCCCGCGGTGCTGCAACTGCTCGACCTGTGGGGCGGTATCGATGTGGTCGTGTTCAATGCTGGCACCTACACGCCGATGCGGGCCTGGGATCTGACCGTCGAGGGCGCGCGCACGACCTTCGAGATCAACCTGATGGGCGTCATCAACGGCGTCGCGGCGGTGGCGCCGCAGTTGCTGCAGCAGGGCGAAGGCGCCATCGTCATTGTCGGCAGCGTGGCCGGTTATCGCGGTCTGCCCAAGGCGCTGGCCTACGGCGCATCGAAGGCGGCGGTGATCAACTTCGCCGAATCGTTGTACATGGATCTGGCGCCGCGCGGGGTCAGCGTGTTCCTGGTGAATCCGGGCTTCGTCCGCACGCCACTGACCGCCGGCAACAAGTTCCACATGCCGGCCCTGATTTCGGCGCCGGAAGCGGCACGCGAGATCCTCAAGGGGCTCGCACGGGGCCGGTTCGAGATCCACTTCCCGCGCCGCTTCACGCTGATGCTCAAGTTCATGCGCGTGCTGCCCGGTTCGCTTTACCTGCGCGCGGTGCGCCGCGCGACCGGCGCATGA
- a CDS encoding DUF3833 domain-containing protein, giving the protein MRRVLIGAATACLLAGCATVEVADYRNEKPALDLAQYFDGTIDAWGMFQDRSGKVLKRFHVVIEAKWQGDVGTLDERFAYSDGSTQRRVWTVTKHADGRYTGRADDVVGEAIGEARGNALRWRYTMALPVDGTVYNVAFDDWMFLMDDKTMLNRSWMTKFGIELGQVTLSFRKR; this is encoded by the coding sequence ATGAGACGCGTGCTGATCGGGGCTGCCACGGCGTGCCTGCTGGCCGGATGTGCCACTGTCGAGGTGGCCGACTACCGTAACGAGAAACCCGCGCTCGACCTCGCGCAGTACTTCGACGGCACCATCGATGCCTGGGGCATGTTCCAGGATCGCTCCGGCAAGGTGCTCAAACGCTTTCATGTGGTGATCGAGGCGAAGTGGCAGGGCGACGTCGGCACGCTCGACGAGCGCTTCGCGTATTCCGATGGCAGCACACAACGGCGCGTGTGGACCGTGACAAAGCACGCCGACGGCCGATACACTGGCCGAGCGGACGACGTGGTGGGCGAGGCAATCGGCGAAGCGCGCGGCAACGCGTTGCGCTGGCGCTATACGATGGCCCTGCCGGTGGACGGAACGGTCTACAACGTCGCGTTCGACGACTGGATGTTCCTGATGGATGACAAGACGATGCTGAACCGTTCGTGGATGACGAAGTTCGGCATCGAGCTCGGCCAGGTCACGCTGAGCTTCCGGAAGCGATGA